One region of Miscanthus floridulus cultivar M001 chromosome 19, ASM1932011v1, whole genome shotgun sequence genomic DNA includes:
- the LOC136527675 gene encoding protein APEM9-like, protein MGTSAQESPIWKQIDDAEYYLVSGSFEQAMLAALSVADQIRTASLESACDQDELLEMLESAGMVLVQALKELRRTPEMFVQLKTMFGSVPSVPARVFLTGATIQMAAGSVSDLRPIFEEYLANWRYTNDEVYVLDGGHDSASNGFVVTSVMSTGQYFQVAELYTVTFLCIVSQDRETAISWAEKADLTEQRRQDLLKKLHAIRLPSKIAPVCDGVKKVLVKSAQSSQHVANQFDPLFWWFHSIRLKFGKIHIVLPSGKLMFLFTLLFSAVYVLRRKTAGLKRTVFQQASSLRRAFVDALQLAFSVQMNPLAAVQQVPQAPRGSWL, encoded by the exons ATGGGGACCTCTGCCCAGGAATCGCCTATCTGGAAGCAAATCGACGACGCCGAGTA CTATCTAGTCAGTGGATCGTTCGAGCAGGCAATGTTGGCTGCTTTATCCGTCGCTGATCAAATACGCACGGCCTCTTTGGAGAGCGCATGCGACCAGGACGAGCTCCTGGAGATGCTTGAATCGGCTGGGATGGTACTTGTGCAGGCACTAAAAGAACTCAGGAG GACCCCTGAGATGTTTGTTCAGCTTAAGACGATGTTTGGTTCAGTGCCATCAGTACCTGCTAGAGTTTTCCTTACAGG AGCTACCATTCAAATGGCAGCAGGATCTGTATCTGACCTCAGACCAATCTTTGAGGAGTACCTTGCCAATTGGAGATATACAAATGATGAGGTTTATGTTTTGGATGGAGGGCATGACAGCGCTTCAAATGGTTTTGTTGTTACATCTGTTATGTCAACTGGGCAGTATTTTCAGGTGGCAGAATTGTATACAGTAACATTCCTCTGTATTGTCTCTCAAGATAGGGAAACTGCTATCTCATGGGCAGAAAAAGCTGATCTGACTGAGCAAAGACGACAG GACCTACTAAAAAAGCTTCATGCAATACGATTACCTTCAAAGATAGCCCCTGTGTGCGATGGGGTCAAAAAGGTCCTAGTGAAGTCCGCTCAATCATCCCAGCATGTTGCAAATCAATTTGATCCGTTGTTCTGGTGGTTTCATTCGATTCGCCTGAAGTTTGGAAAAATACATATTGTTCTACCAAGCGGTAAGTTAATGTTTCTGTTCACGCTGCTGTTCTCAGCCGTGTATGTGCTCCGAAGGAAAACTGCTGGCTTGAAGAG GACTGTGTTCCAGCAAGCTTCTTCTCTACGACGAGCATTCGTTGATGCACTTCAGCTTGCGTTCTCTGTCCAGATGAACCCTCTAGCTGCTGTCCAACAAGTGCCACAAGCCCCTCGAGGAAGCTGGTTATGA